A window from Cellvibrio zantedeschiae encodes these proteins:
- a CDS encoding Crp/Fnr family transcriptional regulator has protein sequence MHLPTKQSDSISDIAIKSRSLTELFLQNLLPAANPIEISVSNDIFADQPNTRLLLITEGQVYYRVRGKLVAILEEGDLIGLTRSLNLNEGVFSCIETVQLVPYERDELIAHVNSDLKLQKNWAHYLVCNIAFYQQALAQEIRAEFQPQAGFIHFHKGEIIIQQGDEADKVYTLLDGSADAICDGVKVGEVNTNEIFGALAVFTRQPRIASVIATSDCTVLAVRKEEFVDLIDHQPQICLGLIEEMASKINQLNNQLLAKQ, from the coding sequence ATGCATTTACCGACCAAGCAATCCGATTCCATTTCTGATATTGCGATCAAATCCCGCAGTTTGACCGAGCTATTTCTACAAAACCTCTTGCCTGCAGCCAACCCTATTGAAATTAGCGTTAGTAACGATATTTTCGCTGATCAACCCAACACCCGTTTGCTGCTGATTACCGAAGGCCAGGTTTATTATCGAGTGCGCGGTAAATTGGTCGCGATTCTGGAAGAAGGAGATTTGATTGGCCTTACTCGCTCACTCAATCTAAACGAAGGTGTTTTCAGCTGTATTGAAACTGTGCAACTCGTGCCTTACGAGCGCGACGAACTTATTGCTCACGTCAACTCAGACCTTAAATTGCAGAAGAACTGGGCCCACTATCTCGTGTGTAACATAGCCTTTTACCAACAGGCTTTGGCGCAAGAGATTCGTGCGGAATTCCAGCCACAGGCAGGTTTTATCCATTTCCATAAAGGCGAAATCATCATCCAGCAAGGCGACGAGGCCGATAAGGTTTACACCTTATTAGATGGCAGCGCAGATGCAATTTGCGATGGAGTCAAGGTTGGCGAAGTCAACACCAATGAAATCTTTGGCGCGCTCGCCGTATTTACTCGCCAGCCGCGTATAGCCTCCGTGATTGCCACCAGCGATTGCACAGTGCTGGCCGTAAGAAAAGAAGAGTTTGTTGATTTAATCGATCATCAACCCCAAATTTGTCTTGGCTTGATTGAGGAAATGGCTTCCAAAATTAATCAGCTCAACAACCAGCTATTGGCAAAGCAATAA
- a CDS encoding TfoX/Sxy family protein: MTASHSELLQLKNLGMASVNILHAVGINTYADLRRIGAVEAYLRIKARDINVSKVMLYALQGALLNVHWNDLAPEMKLQLVAEAEQGFRNDEQQAFA; this comes from the coding sequence ATGACTGCAAGTCACAGTGAATTACTCCAGTTAAAAAACCTCGGTATGGCATCAGTTAACATTCTGCATGCTGTTGGCATCAATACTTACGCTGATCTTCGCCGCATAGGCGCTGTAGAAGCTTACCTTCGCATCAAAGCACGCGACATCAATGTTTCCAAAGTCATGCTTTACGCCTTGCAAGGCGCATTGTTGAATGTTCATTGGAATGATCTCGCCCCCGAAATGAAATTGCAGTTGGTCGCCGAGGCAGAGCAAGGCTTTCGCAACGACGAGCAACAGGCTTTCGCTTAA
- a CDS encoding MFS transporter yields MLSNSVTTQPATKRGIISWMFYDWAAQPFFTVVLTFIFGPYFASRLIDDPTAGQAAWGYTVTISGIVIALLSPVMGAIADASGSRKKWIGFFAFIKISALALLWFAAPGSALWLPMACIIFATIAAEFSIVFNDSMMPRLVNKTEVGRLSNSAWGLGYLGGLVALFIVLLLLAGSPATGKTLIGLTPLFGLDPTAGEDARITGPLAACWYFIFIIPMFLFTPDTSTGLPLGVAVKTGLRELKNTLVELKHRTAILKFLAARMLYQDGVNGLLALGGTFAAGMFGWKTVEMGVYGILLLFAAIFGCYFAGKIDVRLGSKKVVSASLVGLIIATLGIVSTGPGYTLFGLLQLSTTDTGGLFGTAAEKAYILFGLLIGLVFGPVQASSRSYLARSVNVDEAGRYFGLYAFAGRATSFFAPLSVATITVLTNSARIGMCALIVFLVVGFLLLLIAPYPAVDNRAKPSVE; encoded by the coding sequence ATGTTGAGCAACTCCGTTACGACTCAGCCCGCGACCAAGCGCGGCATTATCAGTTGGATGTTTTACGATTGGGCTGCGCAGCCGTTTTTTACGGTAGTGCTTACCTTTATTTTTGGGCCTTATTTTGCTTCGCGTTTGATTGATGATCCAACAGCAGGTCAAGCAGCTTGGGGTTACACGGTGACTATTTCTGGAATTGTTATAGCACTTCTGTCGCCAGTGATGGGAGCAATTGCAGATGCATCTGGTTCGCGAAAAAAATGGATTGGATTTTTTGCCTTTATAAAAATATCGGCTTTGGCATTGTTATGGTTTGCTGCACCGGGTTCAGCGCTTTGGTTGCCAATGGCCTGTATTATTTTTGCCACTATAGCTGCTGAATTTTCCATTGTGTTTAACGATTCCATGATGCCGCGTTTGGTTAATAAAACAGAAGTGGGTCGGCTATCCAACAGCGCTTGGGGCTTGGGTTATTTAGGCGGTTTGGTCGCTTTGTTTATTGTATTGTTGCTTTTAGCCGGTAGCCCTGCAACGGGCAAGACGCTGATAGGTTTAACACCTTTATTTGGTTTGGATCCTACTGCTGGCGAAGATGCACGCATAACAGGGCCGCTTGCCGCTTGCTGGTATTTTATTTTTATCATTCCCATGTTTTTGTTTACGCCAGATACCAGTACAGGTTTGCCCTTGGGCGTTGCAGTAAAAACAGGCTTACGCGAACTAAAAAATACCTTGGTGGAATTAAAACATCGCACGGCGATTTTAAAATTTTTAGCGGCACGCATGTTGTATCAAGACGGCGTAAACGGTTTGCTTGCATTGGGCGGAACTTTTGCTGCAGGTATGTTCGGTTGGAAAACCGTAGAGATGGGCGTGTACGGAATTTTGTTATTGTTTGCTGCGATATTTGGTTGTTACTTCGCTGGTAAAATTGATGTGCGTTTAGGATCCAAAAAAGTTGTGTCTGCCAGTTTGGTTGGTTTAATCATCGCAACGCTGGGCATTGTTTCAACCGGGCCGGGCTATACATTATTTGGTTTATTGCAATTATCTACGACGGATACTGGCGGATTGTTTGGTACAGCAGCAGAAAAAGCATACATACTGTTTGGTTTGTTGATTGGTTTGGTGTTTGGCCCTGTGCAAGCGTCATCGCGCTCGTATTTGGCGCGTAGCGTTAATGTTGACGAAGCGGGCCGCTATTTTGGTTTATACGCATTTGCAGGGCGCGCGACTTCATTTTTCGCACCGCTATCGGTTGCAACAATTACAGTCTTAACTAATTCCGCCAGAATAGGCATGTGCGCTTTGATTGTGTTTTTGGTTGTTGGATTTTTATTGTTATTAATCGCGCCTTACCCTGCGGTTGATAATCGCGCGAAACCTTCTGTTGAATAG
- the htpX gene encoding protease HtpX codes for MLRIGLFLLTNLAIMIVAGVVINLLGVGKFISHGQLNLQSLFIFCAVFGFTGSFISLFISKWMAKRSMGVELIENPRNADERWLVDTVAELAQKAGIKMPEVGVFPAEESNAFATGWNRNDALVAVSLGLLQRFERDEVRAVLAHEIGHVANGDMVTLSLIQGIVNTFVMFFARIVGFAIDKALQGGRDNESSGPGIGYYVGSFVAEIIFGILASMIVAAFSRYREYRADEAGAHLADRNAMIRALQRLQLESGQTSMPASMQAFGIAGGMGRLFASHPPLEERIQALRNGHNNPDSLRQSLS; via the coding sequence GTGTTACGTATAGGCTTATTTCTGTTAACTAACCTGGCAATCATGATTGTTGCAGGTGTTGTTATTAACCTATTGGGTGTGGGCAAATTCATTAGCCACGGCCAATTGAACCTGCAAAGCCTGTTTATTTTCTGTGCCGTGTTCGGTTTTACCGGCTCGTTTATCTCCCTGTTTATTTCCAAGTGGATGGCAAAACGCTCCATGGGCGTTGAGCTAATTGAAAATCCACGCAATGCTGACGAGCGCTGGTTGGTCGATACAGTTGCAGAGCTCGCCCAAAAAGCGGGGATTAAAATGCCGGAAGTCGGTGTGTTCCCAGCGGAAGAGTCAAACGCGTTTGCGACTGGTTGGAACCGCAACGATGCATTAGTTGCCGTTAGCCTTGGCTTGCTACAACGTTTTGAGCGCGACGAAGTCCGCGCTGTTCTCGCTCACGAAATTGGCCACGTTGCCAACGGTGATATGGTTACCTTGAGCTTGATCCAAGGCATTGTGAATACCTTCGTAATGTTCTTTGCACGCATCGTGGGATTTGCTATCGATAAAGCCTTACAAGGAGGCCGTGATAACGAAAGTAGCGGTCCAGGCATCGGCTATTACGTTGGATCATTCGTAGCAGAAATTATTTTCGGCATACTCGCTTCGATGATCGTTGCCGCCTTCTCACGTTACCGCGAATACCGCGCTGATGAAGCCGGTGCACATTTGGCTGATCGCAACGCTATGATCCGTGCGTTGCAACGCCTGCAACTGGAAAGCGGCCAGACCTCAATGCCTGCCAGCATGCAAGCCTTTGGTATTGCTGGTGGCATGGGCCGTTTGTTTGCAAGCCATCCGCCCTTGGAAGAGCGCATTCAGGCGTTGCGTAATGGCCACAACAATCCTGACTCATTGCGTCAAAGCTTGTCTTAA
- a CDS encoding family 16 glycosylhydrolase: MFTPLRLSTLLLALASCLTVNLSYAKAYKGAEIYSNQSYQYGRYEMRMRVAKASGTLSTFFTYKNGSEIGNTFWEEIDIEIFGKNNATQWQSNIILGTQRPTIKTEMTHTSATSLADAYHTYVLEWTSDYVAWYLDGIEIRRVTGTSTVTSLVNSQSIRFNLWSSTAESWVGPFDDSQLPVYQFVSYLDYKAYNSTTKTFEGGWRDEFTSFDTGRWSKANWSFDENRVDFAPENALVKDGVLVLALTRENATGFTGSVPADENSSSSSSNSSKSPSSAATSSSFSSSSAASSSSSVASSAEASSTPTTTSDGGGSSSGGGAIGWLELAIFGSLLLIRRRA; the protein is encoded by the coding sequence ATGTTTACACCATTGCGTTTATCAACGCTGCTGTTGGCGCTAGCAAGCTGTTTAACCGTTAACCTGAGTTACGCAAAAGCCTACAAAGGTGCAGAAATTTACTCCAACCAAAGTTACCAATACGGGCGCTACGAAATGCGCATGCGTGTTGCAAAAGCCAGCGGAACTTTGTCCACCTTTTTCACTTACAAAAACGGTTCAGAAATTGGTAATACTTTTTGGGAAGAAATTGATATAGAAATTTTCGGAAAAAATAATGCTACCCAATGGCAAAGCAATATTATTTTGGGCACACAGCGCCCAACGATCAAAACAGAAATGACGCACACCTCTGCTACATCATTAGCAGATGCTTATCACACTTATGTATTGGAATGGACGTCCGATTATGTTGCCTGGTATTTAGATGGAATTGAGATTCGCCGCGTTACCGGCACCAGCACAGTTACCAGCTTGGTGAATTCACAATCCATTAGATTTAATTTGTGGTCATCCACCGCCGAGTCCTGGGTGGGGCCGTTTGATGATAGCCAACTCCCGGTTTACCAATTTGTTAGCTACCTGGATTACAAAGCTTACAACAGCACGACCAAAACATTTGAAGGTGGATGGCGCGATGAATTTACCAGTTTCGACACTGGGCGCTGGAGTAAAGCGAATTGGAGTTTTGATGAAAACCGTGTGGATTTTGCACCGGAAAACGCCTTGGTTAAAGATGGCGTACTGGTACTAGCGTTAACGCGTGAAAACGCAACAGGATTTACTGGAAGCGTACCTGCCGACGAGAATTCTAGTAGTTCATCAAGCAACTCAAGCAAAAGCCCAAGCTCGGCAGCGACCAGCAGCTCCTTTTCTAGCTCTTCAGCGGCAAGCTCGTCTTCCTCGGTAGCCTCATCCGCAGAAGCTTCTTCCACACCCACAACCACGTCTGATGGCGGAGGTTCATCTAGTGGGGGCGGCGCTATAGGTTGGCTTGAGTTAGCAATCTTCGGAAGTTTATTGTTGATTCGTCGACGCGCTTGA
- a CDS encoding carbohydrate-binding protein: MLKLSGVIRWSALLAASLFAASLQAKPYKAAEIYSKQTYKYGRYEVRMKVAKGSGVLSTFFTYKNGSEIGNTFWEEIDIEVFGKNNATQWQSNVIIGSSRPTTKTEGLHTASASLGDGYHTYVLEWTPSYVAWYVDGGQVRRITGGQFVTSLTSNQDIRFNVWAANIAEWVGAFDPNILPVYQFVNYIEYKPYSASTNSFTTNGSWRDDFNSFDTNRWNKANWTFTENYADFDTNNVVVKDGTLVLALTREGATGFNGTVPSDGGTTPAPSVFIEAESFNEVGGSVTVSGGAVGYIDAGEWMKYNNINIPATGTYKVEYRVASALTTAQFTLDKNGVGLGTISVPNTGGWGTYATISHDVSLTAGVQSLAIYANSGGFNIDWIKLTKI, encoded by the coding sequence ATGTTAAAACTTTCAGGTGTTATACGTTGGTCCGCATTACTTGCTGCAAGTCTTTTCGCGGCAAGCCTTCAGGCAAAACCTTACAAAGCTGCAGAAATCTATTCAAAGCAAACCTACAAATACGGACGTTATGAAGTGCGCATGAAAGTCGCCAAGGGCAGCGGTGTGCTCTCCACCTTCTTCACTTATAAAAATGGCTCCGAGATTGGCAACACGTTCTGGGAAGAAATAGACATAGAAGTCTTCGGCAAAAACAACGCAACCCAATGGCAAAGCAACGTCATTATTGGGTCAAGCCGACCAACGACTAAAACCGAAGGCCTGCACACTGCATCCGCTTCTTTAGGGGACGGCTACCACACCTATGTACTTGAATGGACACCTAGCTACGTTGCCTGGTACGTGGACGGCGGTCAGGTTCGTCGAATCACCGGGGGGCAGTTTGTGACCAGCCTGACCAGCAATCAGGATATTCGCTTTAACGTGTGGGCCGCGAACATCGCCGAATGGGTGGGCGCTTTTGATCCCAATATTCTGCCGGTGTACCAATTCGTGAATTACATTGAATACAAGCCTTACAGTGCATCAACCAACAGTTTCACCACCAACGGTAGCTGGCGCGACGATTTCAACAGCTTTGACACTAACCGCTGGAATAAAGCCAATTGGACATTCACTGAAAATTACGCCGATTTCGATACCAACAACGTAGTGGTGAAAGACGGGACTTTAGTGCTCGCTTTAACCAGAGAAGGCGCGACCGGGTTTAACGGCACCGTACCTTCAGATGGCGGAACGACTCCGGCACCGAGTGTGTTTATAGAAGCCGAAAGCTTTAACGAAGTGGGCGGCAGCGTAACCGTATCTGGCGGTGCTGTAGGCTATATAGATGCTGGCGAATGGATGAAATACAACAACATAAACATCCCTGCGACAGGAACCTACAAAGTGGAATATCGCGTTGCATCGGCTTTGACTACCGCGCAATTTACGTTGGATAAAAACGGCGTTGGCTTGGGCACTATCAGCGTACCTAACACTGGCGGCTGGGGAACCTACGCGACTATTTCACATGATGTTTCATTAACAGCGGGCGTACAAAGCCTGGCGATTTACGCCAACTCCGGTGGTTTCAATATCGATTGGATTAAATTGACTAAAATCTAA
- a CDS encoding helix-turn-helix domain-containing protein, whose protein sequence is MQTPIFNVHDLILVLTLAVCLLLVIFQLLLSKQKEIASRLLTLFFICVGVNALCNLLLWNNYLHIESTFAKWALALGLGLTVVGKSTSLFLYVVAITRENFRFGWREALHLINVVIVVGLLFVGGIDSDQLRFVSSTQTAFSVYVTNLLWHYLKFLTVIYAVSAVWVVWHYKQQLKAFYSSLSLEGPQWLMLLTLGFALNWCWSLVVHVLGESVGISRADTFGILDNYITFFLVNALFIYSLLYAHQLIETKNAPKEKPPVLTPEHSPDFIARIREGMEVQQLYLKHTLNIEEFAKHVGIHYREVSAIINQDFNTNFFEFVNSYRVDKAKDMLVDPKFADRTILDILLESGFNSKSSFHRFFKRYTGMSAADFRKQHAAESSSSASTNQQ, encoded by the coding sequence ATGCAAACACCAATTTTTAATGTCCACGATTTAATTTTAGTGCTTACACTTGCAGTGTGTTTGCTGCTGGTTATCTTTCAATTGCTATTGTCCAAGCAAAAAGAAATTGCGTCGCGTTTGCTTACCTTGTTTTTCATTTGTGTGGGTGTGAACGCGCTGTGTAATCTGCTGCTGTGGAATAACTATTTGCATATCGAATCAACATTTGCAAAATGGGCGCTTGCGTTGGGTTTGGGGTTAACCGTAGTAGGCAAGAGCACGAGTCTTTTTTTATATGTGGTTGCTATTACGCGCGAAAATTTCCGTTTTGGTTGGCGAGAAGCCCTGCACCTGATTAATGTCGTGATAGTAGTGGGTTTGTTATTTGTAGGTGGAATCGACAGTGATCAACTGCGATTTGTATCTAGTACGCAAACTGCCTTTAGCGTTTACGTGACCAATTTGTTATGGCATTACCTTAAATTTTTAACCGTCATTTATGCAGTAAGCGCAGTTTGGGTGGTGTGGCATTACAAACAGCAATTAAAAGCTTTTTATTCAAGCCTGAGTTTGGAAGGTCCGCAGTGGTTGATGTTGCTGACATTAGGTTTTGCGCTCAATTGGTGCTGGTCTTTGGTGGTTCATGTTTTAGGGGAGTCGGTAGGAATAAGTCGTGCAGATACCTTTGGTATTTTAGATAACTACATTACGTTTTTTCTGGTCAATGCATTGTTTATTTACAGCTTGCTCTACGCGCATCAGCTTATAGAAACCAAGAATGCACCCAAAGAAAAACCGCCTGTCCTGACTCCAGAGCACTCTCCGGATTTTATTGCGCGTATTCGCGAAGGAATGGAAGTTCAACAGCTTTATTTAAAACATACGTTGAATATTGAGGAGTTTGCCAAGCATGTGGGCATTCATTATCGCGAGGTGTCGGCTATTATTAACCAGGATTTCAATACCAATTTTTTTGAGTTTGTGAATTCTTATCGTGTGGATAAAGCAAAAGATATGTTGGTTGATCCCAAATTTGCGGACCGAACTATTTTGGATATTTTGTTGGAATCGGGTTTTAACAGTAAATCATCCTTCCATCGTTTTTTTAAACGCTACACGGGAATGTCAGCGGCGGATTTTCGTAAACAGCACGCCGCTGAATCTTCATCAAGCGCGTCGACGAATCAACAATAA
- the cysE gene encoding serine O-acetyltransferase codes for MNIASVANSTASNSTTSNIDVWNIIRTEAESASQQEPVLASFYHAAILNHSNFQAAISFHLANKLDSQAMPALMIREIFVEAMNADPTIEIAMRADICAHRERDPACSTYSMPLLFFKGYQALQTQRISHWLWLQGRECLALFLQNQISQQFDVDIHPGAKIGKGIMVDHATGVVMGETVVMEDNVSLLHGVTLGGSGCTKGLRHPIIRRGVLIGVGAKILGHIEVGEGAKIGAGSLVLEPVAPHTTVAGVPAKVVGRPVVAEPALNMDHRLVDD; via the coding sequence TTGAACATAGCATCTGTGGCAAATTCAACCGCTTCAAATTCCACTACATCAAATATTGATGTTTGGAACATTATTCGTACTGAAGCAGAATCTGCCAGTCAACAAGAACCGGTATTGGCGAGCTTTTATCACGCCGCTATTTTGAATCATTCCAATTTTCAGGCGGCCATTAGTTTTCATCTTGCAAATAAACTCGATTCTCAGGCAATGCCTGCGTTAATGATTCGCGAGATTTTTGTAGAAGCCATGAATGCAGATCCGACAATTGAAATTGCAATGCGTGCGGATATTTGCGCACATCGCGAACGTGATCCTGCTTGCAGTACTTACAGTATGCCTTTGCTTTTTTTCAAAGGTTATCAGGCTTTGCAAACTCAACGTATTTCACATTGGTTGTGGCTGCAAGGGCGAGAGTGCCTCGCACTGTTTTTACAAAACCAGATCTCTCAGCAGTTTGATGTAGATATTCACCCCGGTGCAAAAATTGGCAAAGGTATTATGGTGGATCACGCTACTGGCGTAGTTATGGGTGAGACTGTGGTAATGGAGGATAACGTGTCGCTTTTGCACGGCGTAACGCTTGGTGGCAGCGGTTGCACGAAAGGTTTGCGTCATCCCATTATTCGCCGCGGTGTCTTAATTGGCGTGGGTGCAAAAATATTGGGGCATATTGAAGTAGGCGAGGGTGCGAAAATTGGCGCGGGGAGTTTAGTGTTGGAGCCGGTTGCACCGCACACCACTGTAGCGGGTGTGCCTGCAAAAGTAGTGGGGCGGCCCGTAGTTGCCGAGCCTGCGTTAAATATGGATCATCGCCTGGTTGATGATTAA
- a CDS encoding S1C family serine protease, translating into MSKTWLSRLSGLALGMTVALAEAAAPEFATDDERNSMQIFEHARPSVVFVTNEQLARDPRSWDIMSVPAGSGTGFVWSKDGYIVTNYHVVEGANKVMITLQDQSTWPAKVVGLAPERDLAVLKITAPNEKLIALNLGDSSQLTVGRKVLAIGNPFGLDATLTTGVVSALGREIESPNQRKIANVIQTDAAINPGNSGGPLLNSQGQLIGVNTMIYSPSGASAGIGFAIPVNTVKDVVPQLIKNGRIIRPVMGFESAPEQWALQSGIEGLPILRVFNNSPAQQAGLRGVSRNNWGQLVLGDVVVAIDGKLTPNNDAYMSILETHKPGDQVEIQLVRDGQVIKRTLTLAAPPK; encoded by the coding sequence ATGAGCAAGACTTGGTTGAGCCGCCTCTCGGGGTTGGCCTTGGGAATGACAGTGGCGCTGGCAGAGGCCGCCGCTCCAGAGTTTGCGACTGACGATGAACGTAACAGCATGCAAATTTTCGAGCATGCTCGCCCCAGTGTAGTTTTTGTTACCAATGAACAACTCGCACGCGACCCACGCTCATGGGACATCATGAGTGTACCGGCCGGTTCAGGCACAGGTTTTGTGTGGAGCAAAGACGGTTACATAGTCACTAACTACCACGTAGTAGAAGGTGCAAATAAAGTGATGATCACCCTGCAGGACCAAAGTACCTGGCCCGCAAAAGTCGTCGGCCTCGCACCTGAGCGGGATTTGGCAGTACTGAAAATTACTGCACCTAACGAAAAACTGATTGCGCTCAATTTAGGCGATTCCAGCCAGCTCACTGTAGGCCGTAAAGTTCTCGCCATAGGCAACCCTTTTGGATTGGACGCAACACTCACCACCGGTGTTGTCAGCGCGCTAGGTCGTGAAATCGAATCGCCCAATCAACGTAAAATCGCTAACGTCATTCAAACCGATGCCGCCATCAACCCCGGCAACTCCGGCGGCCCGTTGCTCAACTCACAGGGTCAATTGATTGGTGTTAACACCATGATCTATAGCCCAAGCGGCGCAAGCGCCGGTATTGGCTTCGCCATTCCCGTCAACACAGTTAAAGATGTGGTTCCCCAACTTATTAAAAACGGCCGAATCATTCGCCCCGTTATGGGTTTTGAATCAGCACCAGAACAATGGGCTTTGCAGAGCGGAATTGAAGGTTTGCCAATTTTACGTGTATTCAACAATTCACCCGCACAACAGGCCGGCCTGCGCGGCGTATCGCGTAATAATTGGGGACAATTGGTATTAGGCGACGTGGTGGTGGCTATTGATGGAAAACTTACGCCCAACAACGATGCCTACATGAGCATCCTGGAAACTCATAAACCCGGTGATCAGGTGGAGATTCAGCTAGTACGCGATGGCCAAGTCATCAAACGTACGCTCACATTAGCAGCTCCACCAAAATAA
- a CDS encoding HAD family hydrolase, with amino-acid sequence MLVIFDCDGVLVDSEILSAQVFSESLAERYGIHVSPYYSLESYRGKSVPDCISMITAELTEKLNWQDVPQAERDERGRAFWRHVQLQTLAACDDRLFAVEGVEAVLKNLKAKSIPFCVASNGKHEKMAVTLVKTNLMSYVDGNIFSFEDVARGKPAPDLFLHAAKTMNVPAAEAIVVEDSLTGVIAAKAAGMRALAYCPPDEEGKPNNLIGKMTELGAECFFHMDELVELIFKSK; translated from the coding sequence ATGTTAGTTATTTTTGATTGTGATGGTGTGTTGGTTGACAGTGAAATTTTATCGGCCCAGGTTTTTTCAGAATCCCTGGCGGAGCGCTACGGAATTCATGTGAGCCCCTATTATTCCCTGGAATCTTATCGCGGAAAATCTGTGCCCGATTGCATTAGCATGATTACTGCGGAGTTAACTGAAAAATTAAATTGGCAAGATGTTCCGCAAGCAGAACGCGATGAGCGCGGTCGTGCTTTTTGGCGTCACGTGCAATTGCAAACATTGGCGGCGTGCGATGATCGTTTGTTTGCAGTAGAAGGTGTTGAAGCTGTTTTAAAAAATTTGAAAGCTAAAAGCATTCCGTTTTGTGTGGCTTCAAACGGTAAGCATGAAAAGATGGCTGTTACCTTGGTGAAAACTAATTTAATGTCTTACGTGGATGGGAATATTTTTAGCTTTGAAGATGTGGCACGTGGCAAGCCCGCCCCTGACTTGTTTTTGCATGCTGCTAAAACCATGAATGTTCCCGCGGCTGAAGCTATAGTGGTTGAAGATTCGTTGACGGGCGTTATTGCCGCTAAGGCAGCGGGTATGCGCGCCTTAGCCTATTGCCCACCGGACGAAGAGGGTAAACCTAATAATTTGATTGGCAAAATGACTGAGTTAGGCGCAGAGTGTTTTTTCCATATGGATGAACTTGTCGAGCTTATTTTTAAAAGCAAATGA
- a CDS encoding M15 family metallopeptidase: MKVGVQNSADGEANAPLLPNFDVMGRSDQDLVSCPNQRAKIHLQVLDSLLKLTDKATLAGFDLRVASGFRSFDRQLMIWNNKANGLRLVLDEVGQPIDISQLSDDEKVFAILRWSALPGASRHHWGTDIDVYDASRVAEDYPLQLTLEETEGDGPFAEFHDWLTQELAQNPNEFYRPYIAGAGSISPEPWHLSYAPLARIFATQLTETLLRDELQATDIALKDSVLKNLHTIYQNYIKPYQ; the protein is encoded by the coding sequence ATGAAAGTTGGTGTCCAAAATTCGGCTGATGGGGAGGCTAATGCACCTTTGTTACCAAATTTTGACGTAATGGGCAGATCTGATCAAGATTTAGTCAGTTGCCCCAATCAGAGGGCCAAAATCCACCTTCAAGTCCTGGATTCCTTGTTGAAGTTAACAGATAAAGCCACTTTGGCTGGTTTTGACCTGCGAGTTGCCAGTGGTTTCCGCAGTTTTGACCGGCAGTTGATGATTTGGAATAACAAAGCCAATGGTTTACGCCTGGTGTTGGATGAGGTTGGGCAGCCCATAGATATAAGCCAATTAAGTGATGATGAAAAAGTCTTCGCCATTTTGCGTTGGTCGGCCTTACCCGGTGCGTCCCGGCATCACTGGGGCACAGATATAGATGTGTATGATGCATCGCGCGTTGCAGAGGATTACCCGCTTCAACTCACCTTGGAAGAGACCGAGGGCGATGGGCCTTTCGCAGAATTTCATGATTGGTTGACGCAAGAACTGGCACAAAATCCCAACGAGTTTTACCGCCCTTATATTGCCGGTGCGGGCAGTATTTCTCCCGAGCCCTGGCATTTAAGCTATGCGCCACTCGCGCGTATTTTTGCAACACAACTTACGGAAACTCTTTTGCGGGATGAATTGCAAGCAACAGATATTGCCTTGAAAGACAGCGTGCTAAAAAATCTCCACACAATTTATCAAAACTATATAAAACCTTATCAATAA